In a genomic window of [Empedobacter] haloabium:
- the crtB gene encoding 15-cis-phytoene synthase CrtB has translation MSDATLLRHATDTINVGSKSFAAAARLFAPPTRRSVLMLYAWCRHCDDLVDGQELGFNKEAAPSQADAQQALAALREQTSRAYTGAAMADPAFAAFQEVALRHQMPREFAFDHLAGFAMDVADVRYETIDDTLRYCYHVAGVVGLMMASIMGVQRPAVLDRACDLGLAFQLTNIARDIVEDAGMGRCYLPAEWLRAAGIPPDEVALPRHRAALAQVAARLVDHAEPYYASAAAGLAALPLRSAWAIATARYVYRQIGIEVKRRGPNAWDERVGTSKATKLWLLAKGGVRALISRLQRPAARPGDLWRRPGAAAEVPDAARAAGA, from the coding sequence ATGAGCGACGCGACCCTGCTGCGGCACGCCACCGACACCATCAACGTTGGCTCGAAAAGCTTTGCGGCCGCCGCCCGCCTGTTCGCGCCGCCGACGCGGCGCAGCGTGCTGATGCTGTATGCGTGGTGCCGCCATTGCGACGACTTGGTCGATGGCCAGGAGCTGGGTTTTAATAAGGAGGCGGCGCCGTCGCAGGCGGACGCCCAGCAGGCCCTGGCCGCGCTGCGCGAGCAGACGAGCCGTGCCTACACGGGCGCGGCGATGGCAGACCCGGCCTTTGCCGCGTTCCAGGAAGTGGCGCTGCGCCACCAGATGCCGCGCGAGTTCGCCTTCGATCACCTGGCCGGCTTCGCCATGGACGTGGCCGACGTGCGCTACGAGACCATCGACGACACGCTGCGCTACTGCTACCACGTGGCCGGCGTGGTCGGGCTGATGATGGCATCGATCATGGGCGTGCAGCGGCCAGCGGTGCTGGACCGTGCCTGCGACCTGGGGCTGGCGTTCCAGCTGACCAACATCGCGCGTGACATCGTCGAGGATGCGGGCATGGGGCGCTGCTACCTGCCGGCCGAGTGGCTGCGCGCGGCCGGCATCCCACCCGATGAGGTGGCGCTGCCGCGCCATCGCGCCGCGCTGGCGCAAGTGGCGGCGCGGCTGGTCGATCACGCCGAACCGTACTACGCTTCGGCCGCCGCCGGCCTGGCCGCGCTGCCGCTGCGGTCGGCCTGGGCGATTGCCACGGCGCGCTACGTCTACCGCCAGATCGGCATCGAGGTGAAGCGGCGCGGTCCCAATGCCTGGGACGAGCGCGTCGGCACGTCGAAGGCAACGAAACTGTGGCTGCTGGCGAAAGGCGGCGTGCGCGCGCTTATCTCGCGTCTTCAACGGCCGGCGGCACGGCCGGGCGATCTGTGGCGGCGTCCCGGCGCGGCCGCAGAGGTGCCGGATGCCGCTCGCGCAGCTGGCGCTTGA
- a CDS encoding sterol desaturase family protein, whose translation MLSNALIVVATIVLMELFSIVAHKYIMHGFGWGWHRSHHEPRTGWFEKNDLYAVVFAGVAIALIYAGTRGHHPLEWIGAGMTAYGFLYFVAHDGLVHRRWPFTYTPRQGYLKRLYQAHRLHHAVAGKDGAVSFGFLYAPPVATLKRQLRERHPAPLRPRRDAATDRPAVPPAVEDAR comes from the coding sequence ATGTTATCGAATGCCCTCATCGTCGTCGCCACCATCGTCCTGATGGAGCTGTTTTCCATCGTCGCCCACAAGTACATCATGCATGGCTTCGGGTGGGGGTGGCACCGCTCGCACCACGAACCGCGCACGGGCTGGTTCGAGAAAAACGACCTGTACGCCGTCGTGTTTGCCGGCGTCGCCATCGCCCTCATCTACGCCGGCACGCGCGGCCACCATCCGCTCGAATGGATCGGTGCCGGCATGACCGCCTACGGCTTCCTGTATTTCGTCGCGCACGACGGCCTGGTACACCGGCGCTGGCCGTTCACCTACACGCCGCGCCAGGGCTACCTGAAGCGGCTGTACCAGGCGCACCGGCTGCATCACGCGGTGGCGGGCAAGGATGGCGCCGTGTCGTTCGGCTTCCTGTACGCGCCACCGGTGGCCACGCTCAAGCGCCAGCTGCGCGAGCGGCATCCGGCACCTCTGCGGCCGCGCCGGGACGCCGCCACAGATCGCCCGGCCGTGCCGCCGGCCGTTGAAGACGCGAGATAA
- a CDS encoding DUF2141 domain-containing protein yields MVVPCKAVLAAALLLASTLAQAAGIEVRVSAVGPKGKVNVAVCDRERFLKECAYSASVAATPGTTTVTVPNVPPGTWAVLAFQDENGNGKLDRNLLGIPSENYGFSRDAAGRFGPPTFEQAAIEVGEETVVAPIRLH; encoded by the coding sequence ATGGTTGTACCTTGCAAGGCAGTGCTGGCGGCCGCGCTGCTGCTGGCATCCACGCTGGCGCAGGCCGCCGGCATCGAGGTGCGGGTCTCGGCCGTCGGGCCGAAAGGGAAAGTGAACGTGGCGGTGTGCGACCGCGAGCGCTTCCTGAAGGAGTGCGCGTATAGCGCGTCCGTCGCCGCGACGCCCGGTACCACGACGGTGACGGTGCCGAACGTCCCGCCCGGCACCTGGGCCGTGCTGGCCTTCCAGGACGAGAACGGCAACGGCAAGCTCGACCGCAACCTCTTGGGCATCCCCAGCGAAAACTACGGCTTCAGCCGCGATGCCGCCGGCCGCTTCGGCCCGCCGACGTTCGAACAGGCCGCCATCGAGGTAGGCGAGGAAACGGTCGTCGCACCCATCCGGCTGCACTGA
- a CDS encoding alpha/beta hydrolase — translation MTLHQKHNINVLGTGPALVFLHGFGCDQNMWRFLVPAFAATHTVILYDLTGCGKSDLAAYDRDRYDTLHGHADDLLAIVRQVATGPVTVIGHSVSAMIGLLATNQAPDLFAAQVMVGPSACYIDDDAGYRGGFSRADIEDLLDTMESNYLGWSSAVAPQIMGAPDQPHLRDELTNSFCRTDPDIARHFARVTFLSDHRADLAHSRVPTLVLQCSDDFVAPVAVGEYIHRAIPGSQYVLIDNTGHCPHLSAPEASIAAIRGFMDRVA, via the coding sequence ATGACCCTGCACCAGAAGCACAACATCAACGTTCTCGGTACCGGTCCCGCCCTGGTCTTCCTGCACGGCTTCGGCTGTGACCAGAACATGTGGCGCTTCCTCGTGCCCGCGTTCGCGGCGACGCACACGGTGATCCTGTATGACCTGACGGGCTGCGGCAAATCCGACCTGGCCGCCTACGACCGCGACCGCTACGACACGCTGCACGGCCATGCCGACGACCTGCTGGCGATCGTGCGGCAAGTGGCGACAGGGCCGGTCACGGTGATCGGCCATTCGGTCAGCGCGATGATCGGGCTGCTGGCCACCAACCAGGCGCCGGATCTGTTCGCCGCCCAGGTGATGGTGGGGCCGTCGGCCTGCTACATCGACGATGATGCCGGCTACCGCGGCGGCTTTAGCCGCGCCGACATCGAGGACCTGCTGGATACGATGGAGAGCAATTACCTGGGCTGGTCCAGCGCGGTGGCGCCGCAGATCATGGGCGCGCCCGACCAGCCGCACCTGCGCGACGAGCTGACCAACAGCTTTTGCCGCACCGACCCGGACATCGCGCGCCATTTCGCCCGCGTCACGTTCCTGTCCGACCACCGCGCCGACCTGGCCCACAGCCGGGTGCCGACCCTGGTCCTGCAATGCAGCGACGATTTCGTCGCGCCCGTGGCCGTGGGCGAATACATCCACCGCGCCATTCCCGGCAGCCAGTACGTCCTGATCGACAATACGGGCCATTGCCCGCACCTGAGCGCGCCGGAAGCGAGCATCGCCGCCATCCGCGGCTTCATGGACAGGGTGGCCTGA